A window of Ranitomeya variabilis isolate aRanVar5 chromosome 2, aRanVar5.hap1, whole genome shotgun sequence contains these coding sequences:
- the TK2 gene encoding thymidine kinase 2, mitochondrial, with protein MSLSAAARACCRLLTVIRCPPVGSSSIMSRLLHSDGQVNGLKNKGKSTICVEGNIASGKTSCLEYFSNTANLEVMTEPVAKWRNVQGHNPLGLMYTDPTRWGLTLQTYVQLTMLDVHTKPSLFQVKMMERSIHSAKYIFVENLYKSGKMPEVDYVVLTEWFNWITKNIDLSVDLIVYLRTSPETCYQRLKMRCREEERVIPLEYLSAIHGLYEEWLIERSSFPVPAPVLVIDADKNMEEMIQHYEENRGKILAA; from the exons ATGTCACTCTCTGCAGCGGCGCGGGCGTGCTGCAGGCTGCTCACCGTGATACGTTGTCCGCCAGTCGGTAGCAGCTCCATCATGAGCCGGTTACTACACAGCGACGGACAAG tTAATGGTTTGAAAAACAAAGGTAAAAGCACG ATCTGTGTGGAGGGAAACATAGCGAGTGGAAAAACCAGctgtctggaatatttctccaataCTGCCAACCTGGAG GTTATGACGGAACCTGTTGCAAAATGGAGAAATGTCCAAGGCCACAATCCACTG GGTCTCATGTACACGGATCCGACGAGATGGGGGTTAACGCTGCAGACCTACGTGCAGCTCACAATGCTGGATGTCCACACCAAGCCCTCG CTCTTTCAGGTGAAAATGATGGAGAGGTCCATCCATAGCGCAAAGTACATATTTGTGGAAAACCTTTATAAAAG TGGGAAGATGCCTGAAGTGGATTACGTGGTGTTAACCGAGTGGTTTAATTGGATCACAAAGAATATTGACCTCTCTGTTGATCTGATAG TTTATCTGCGCACGTCCCCTGAAACGTGCTATCAGAGACTAAAGATGAGGTGCAGAGAGGAAGAGCGGGTGATCCCACTG GAGTACCTGAGCGCCATCCACGGCCTCTATGAAGAGTGGCTGATTGAACGGAGCTCGTTCCCAGTGCCGGCGCCGGTTCTC gtGATCGATGCAGATAAGAACATGGAGGAGATGATCCAGCACTATGAAGAGAATCGCGGGAAGATCCTTGCCGCTTGA
- the BEAN1 gene encoding protein BEAN1 isoform X2, which yields MWSGTMHTPSQCFGGSWRQSLSNFLNAELSRKESHKVRSRMKSNADRQRLYQDYIAHYESTSHEGNVTLCDPPLQCRGDAHQCRGDAHQCNCPAALGENYSQLIRQNLQSEKLEHKVEALKQMMKGFAILELICVNLFLFPWRKEIRTLKKFTGTFVYFIQPVIPEDAIRQILQRVGYSIVSKTEYTIGGKINSEEAKQTAFDLYLSRIQCDNMLWRLNEDKSVSVSLLVHGPGHEAKHRSDPTGQTGKDTREPGEMQNLDLKSNDPSNDDPIKAVGMTVTSTSSQDDISDLSEEKPRYYTKRMDSDEFLYNYSDLNLAQQPIFPLYIKPKKWVAPVSEELNFVKPDGSAKNEGRELAEKITYDLQGNNIDITTFTEQLDPPKSLVSNESPAEVIAPTKQERVVSKLKMLNMSGESLTYPIEETVPPDSAKFSEGSDLGKIEVKWAFLTTKEGTESFASPMSPSSDFSMLNISGKPPIWTPGTDNRLREPPNSTYIPPRAPENEGMRLPNIKAEENHFQVSSPTGDALLVNEYNIHEDTKEDYVMITKKDQN from the exons ATGTGGTCAGGCACAATGCACACACCCAGCCAATGTTTTGGagggagctggaggcagagcctgaGTAACTTCCTCAATGCAGAACTTAGCAGGAAGGAAAGCCACAAAGTGAGGTCTAGGATGAAGAGCAACGCAGACAGGCAGCGGCTTTACCAGGACTACATCGCCCACTATGAGTCCACGAGCCATGAAGGCAATGTGACATTGTGTGATCCTCCGCTGCAGTGCAGGGGCGACGCTCACCAGTGCAGGGGCGACGCTCACCAGTGCAACTGCCCTGCAGCCCTGGGGGAAAACTACTCCCAGCTCATCAGACAGAACTTACAGAGCGAAAAGCTGGAGCATAAGGTGGAAGCGCTGAAGCAGATGATGAAGGGGTTCGCAATCCTGGAGCTTATCTGTGTCAACTTATTTCTCTTTCCATGGAGGAAAGAGATCAGGACACTGAAG AAATTTACTGGAACTTTTGTCTATTTTATTCAACCTGTCATCCCAGAAGATGCCATCAGGCAGATCCTCCAACGAGTGGGTTACTCGATAGTGTCCAAAACGGAATATACGATCGGAGGCAAGATAAATAGTGAAGAAGCCAAGCAGACGGCCTTCGACTTGTATCTGTCGAGAATTCAGTGTGACAATATGCTTTGGCGCCTCAATGAAGATAAATCTGTCTCCGTAAGTCTTTTGGTTCATGGGCCTGGCCATGAAGCAAAACATAGAAGTGATCCTACTGGCCAAACTGGTAAAGATACCAGAGAACCCggtgaaatgcaaaatttagatCTTAAAAGCAACGACCCCAGTAATGACGACCCTATAAAAGCCGTGGGGATGACCGTAACCAGTACAAGCAGCCAGGACGACATCTCTGATCTTTCCGAAGAGAAGCCACGTTATTATACCAAGCGCATGGACAGCGATGAGTTCCTCTACAACTACAGTGACCTCAACTTGGCCCAACAGCCAATTTTCCCACTATATATCAAGCCAAAAAAGTGGGTAGCTCCAGTCTCCGAAGAACTAAACTTTGTCAAACCTGATGGATCAGCCAAAAATGAGGGCAGAGAGCTTGCCGAGAAGATCACTTATGACCTACAAGGTAACAACATTGACATAACGACGTTTACGGAACAGCTAGACCCACCGAAATCTCTGGTGTCTAATGAATCTCCGGCTGAAGTCATCGCGCCGACCAAGCAAGAGCGCGTGGTGTCCAAACTAAAGATGCTGAACATGTCCGGAGAGTCGCTGACTTACCCTATCGAGGAAACTGTGCCACCCGATTCGGCAAAATTTTCCGAAGGCAGCGATTTGGGCAAAATTGAGGTCAAGTGGGCATTCCTGACTACTAAGGAGGGCACGGAGAGCTTTGCCAGTCCGATGTCCCCATCTTCTGATTTCTCCATGTTGAATATTTCTGGCAAGCCACCGATTTGGACTCCAGGTACCGATAATAGGCTCCGAGAGCCACCCAATTCCACATACATTCCACCACGAGCACCGGAAAACGAGGGTATGAGATTGCCAAATATCAAAGCAGAGGAAAATCACTTCCAGGTCTCTTCTCCAACCGGAGATGCCCTTCTGGTTAATGAGTATAATATACATGAAGATACCAAGGAGGACTATGTGATGATCACCAAAAAGGACCAAAACTGA
- the LOC143807148 gene encoding CKLF-like MARVEL transmembrane domain-containing protein 3 isoform X2, which yields MMELLPTGGQRITVVSLVTFICYVASTAVALMSVPLIEFLWALFTFFAYSTKLNKQLKGIFWPLLDFIRCVSAAIIYFVISLVAVSKYSCATSKAAAVLGFIATIVYAFDFYIIFNDLIEFLKKGDSADDEPPRQKSGDDEDTDSDSD from the exons ATGATGGAGCTGCTACCGACTGGCGGACAACGTATCACG GTGGTGTCATTGGTCACATTCATTTGTTACGTGGCATCGACGGCCGTGGCTCTCATGAGCGTTCCTCTTATAGAATTCCTCTGGGCTCTCTTCACATTCTTTGCTTATTCCACTAAACTAAATAAACAGCTGAAAGGGATTTTCTGGCCACTGCTG GACTTCATCCGCTGCGTCTCTGCTGCCATCATATATTTTGTGATCTCACTAGTGGCCGTGTCAAAATATTCCTGTGCGACCTCAAAAGCTGCTGCG GTGCTTGGATTCATTGCCACCATCGTCTACGCGTTTGACTTCTACATCATCTTTAATGACCTGATCGAATTCCTAAAGAAGGGAGATTCTGCAGATGACGAACCTCCGCGACAGAAGTCAGGTGACG ATGAAGACACGGACTCGGACTCAGATTGA
- the LOC143807148 gene encoding CKLF-like MARVEL transmembrane domain-containing protein 3 isoform X1, whose translation MDDPECAEPPAARAARSPLIPGREFLASRKGQLLLGEWVVSLVTFICYVASTAVALMSVPLIEFLWALFTFFAYSTKLNKQLKGIFWPLLDFIRCVSAAIIYFVISLVAVSKYSCATSKAAAVLGFIATIVYAFDFYIIFNDLIEFLKKGDSADDEPPRQKSGDDEDTDSDSD comes from the exons ATGGACGACCCGGAGtgtgcagagccccccgcagccagAGCCGCCCGGAGCCCCCTCATCCCCGGCAGGGAGTTCCTGGCCTCACGGAAGGGACAGCTGCTGCTGGGGGAGTGG GTGGTGTCATTGGTCACATTCATTTGTTACGTGGCATCGACGGCCGTGGCTCTCATGAGCGTTCCTCTTATAGAATTCCTCTGGGCTCTCTTCACATTCTTTGCTTATTCCACTAAACTAAATAAACAGCTGAAAGGGATTTTCTGGCCACTGCTG GACTTCATCCGCTGCGTCTCTGCTGCCATCATATATTTTGTGATCTCACTAGTGGCCGTGTCAAAATATTCCTGTGCGACCTCAAAAGCTGCTGCG GTGCTTGGATTCATTGCCACCATCGTCTACGCGTTTGACTTCTACATCATCTTTAATGACCTGATCGAATTCCTAAAGAAGGGAGATTCTGCAGATGACGAACCTCCGCGACAGAAGTCAGGTGACG ATGAAGACACGGACTCGGACTCAGATTGA